The Glycine soja cultivar W05 chromosome 3, ASM419377v2, whole genome shotgun sequence genome window below encodes:
- the LOC114404979 gene encoding protein MAIN-LIKE 1-like, with protein MVRTRGLHRVVGTGRGRDLSQDVAENVPRRRRPTASARRQQVTQRVEDVPQFPKDVPQLAEDVPHASDGSPERTGAADGAESDRVASDGTIADDEGFPGGPRDPSVLIGFADHVAHNIWRGQEQPDLMLVSHGRKVDKFGRPAAEIEGIIAATGLDPLIRCSVITTDPGLISAFVVRWHSETSSFHLPVGEVTITLDDVSSLLHIPITGALHSFGPLATSDAVALLTELLEVTPDEATAETRQAGGPHVRLS; from the exons atggttagaacaCGAGGTCTACATCGTGTGGTGGGCACAGGTAGAGGCAGAGACCTTAGTCAGGATGTGGCTGAGAATGTTCCTCGCCGTCGTAGGCCCACTGCCTCAGCACGTAGGCAACAGGTTACCCAGAGAGTCGAGGATGTTCCTCAGTTTCCTAAGGATGTTCCTCAGTTGGCTGAGGATGTGCCTCATGCGTCTGATGGTAGCCCAGAGAGGACAGGAGCCGCCGATGGTGCTGAGTCTGATCGAGTGGCTAGTGATGGGACAATTGCTGATGATGAGGGGTTCCCCGGTGGGCCACGCGATCCATCTGTTTTGATAGGATTTGCTGATCATGTGGCACACAACATATGGCGTGGACAG GAGCAACCCGATCTCATGTTGGTCTCCCATGGTAGGAAAGTAGATAAATTTGGGAGACCGGCTGCTGAGATCGAAGGTATCATTGCGGCCACCGGATTAGATCCATTGATCAGGTGTTCTGTGATCACCACTGATCCTGGACTCATATCCGCCTTTGTTGTGAGGTGGCATAGTGAGACGAGCAGCTTCCACCTCCCAGTAGGGGAGGTGACGATCACTCTAGACGACGTTTCGTCGCTCCTGCATATCCCGATTACTGGAGCGCTGCATTCATTCGGGCCACTAGCTACATCTGACGCAGTTGCGCTGTTGACGGAGCTACTTGAGGTCACCCCAGACGAGGCTACAGCTGAGACACGTCAGGCAGGTGGGCCTCATGTTCGGTTGTCCTAG
- the LOC114404980 gene encoding uncharacterized protein LOC114404980 has protein sequence MAGYISLLQCWIYEHFPSVHRSVADDGFAEASPRACRWLTGKAQMISIKEAPYRARIDGLTVTDVCWMLYAEHRGVRGYDLISSYMGQVRWGPIIVYLRPERVVRQMGYIQTVPLPSVRDSLTGTDIDDRWVQFSDHVAPTGELCVVPGQVAPDYMECFFQISHPFVTPTEDIAEPRPAPPLPTHDDDFVEPPVAQVPIASDPPTHSVVDCTACVRMGRIAEHLERVINLRMVTARTDLYDIMDLCLRIARDDDPDDSLRPRQRPRIN, from the exons ATGGCTGGTTACATTTCACTACTTCAG TGCTGGATTTACGAGCACTTTCCATCAGTCCACAGGTCTGTTGCTGACGATGGTTTTGCTGAGGCTAGCCCACGTGCCTGTAGGTGGCTTACAGGTAAGGCCCAGATGATCAGCATTAAGGAAGCCCCTTACAGAGCACGTATTGATGGCCTGACAGTCACTGACGTCTGTTGGATGCTGTATGCTGAGCATCGGGGAGTTCGGGGCTATGACTTGATCTCCTCGTACATGGGGCAAGTCAGATGGGGTCCGATCATCGTCTACCTTCGACCAGAGAGGGTGGTTCGGCAGATGGGGTACATTCAGACAGTTCCTCTGCCATCGGTTCGTGATTCGTTGACAGGTACTGATATAGACGACCGGTGGGTACAGTTTTCAGATCATGTAGCGCCTACAGGGGAGCTCTGTGTAGTTCCTGGGCAGGTGGCCCCAGACTACATGGAGTGCTTTTTTCAGATTTCACACCCCTTTGTGACGCCGACGGAGGACATTGCTGAGCCCAGACCTGCGCCTCCCCTTCCCACTCATGATGATGACTTCGTGGAGCCACCTGTCGCCCAAGTTCCAATCGCGTCAGACCCCCCTACGCATTCTGTG GTTGATTGCACAGCATGTGTCAGGATGGGAAGGATTGCTGAGCATTTGGAGCGCGTCATCAACCTCAGGATGGTGACTGCAAGAACTGACTTATATGATATCATGGATCTTTGCCTGAGGATAGCTAGAGATGACGACCCAGATGACAGTCTTAGGCCGCGACAGAGACCCCGCATAAATTag